Proteins encoded together in one Staphylococcus aureus window:
- the rimI gene encoding ribosomal protein S18-alanine N-acetyltransferase, which translates to MDQQSKEQLNIREMTKEDVPQVFDLERRSFNDSSWTIDAFYHEIEQNNFAKYFVLEFEQQIIGYLGLWIVIDQAQITTVAIDDNYRGYGLGQMLLKYGINYASHTCDVMSLEVRVNNKVAQHVYENLGFQYGGKRKNYYGEGEDAMVMWVNLND; encoded by the coding sequence TTGGATCAACAGTCAAAAGAACAATTAAACATTAGAGAGATGACTAAAGAAGATGTGCCACAAGTCTTTGATCTTGAGCGTCGGAGTTTCAATGACAGTTCTTGGACAATTGACGCATTTTATCATGAAATAGAGCAAAATAACTTTGCGAAATATTTTGTCTTAGAATTTGAACAACAAATTATTGGTTATTTAGGTTTATGGATTGTTATCGATCAAGCTCAAATTACAACAGTTGCAATCGATGATAATTATAGAGGCTATGGTTTAGGTCAAATGCTTTTAAAATACGGAATAAACTATGCAAGTCACACTTGTGATGTGATGAGTTTAGAAGTAAGAGTTAATAATAAAGTGGCACAACATGTATATGAAAATTTAGGATTTCAATATGGTGGTAAACGTAAAAATTATTATGGTGAAGGTGAGGACGCAATGGTTATGTGGGTGAATTTAAATGACTAA
- the tsaD gene encoding tRNA (adenosine(37)-N6)-threonylcarbamoyltransferase complex transferase subunit TsaD gives MTKDILILAVETSCDETSVSVIKNGRDILSNTVLSQIESHKRFGGVVPEVASRHHVEGITATINEALGDADVSIEDIDAIAVTEGPGLIGALLIGVNAAKALAFAYDKPLIPVHHIAGHIYANHIEEPLTFPLIALIVSGGHTELVYMKDHLSFEVIGETRDDAVGEAYDKVARTIGLNYPGGPQVDRLAAEGEDTYSFPRVWLDKDSYDFSFSGLKSAVINQLHNQRQKNIPIIEANVATSFQNSVVEVLTFKAIQACKEYGVQRLIVAGGVASNKGLRQSLADQCKVNDIQLTIPSPKLCTDNAAMIGVAGHYLYQQGRFADLALNGHSNIDLEEYSAE, from the coding sequence ATGACTAAAGATATATTAATACTAGCTGTTGAAACAAGTTGTGATGAAACAAGCGTTAGTGTTATAAAAAATGGCAGAGATATTTTATCAAATACAGTTTTAAGTCAGATTGAAAGTCATAAACGATTTGGCGGTGTCGTTCCCGAAGTGGCAAGTAGACATCACGTTGAAGGTATAACAGCAACAATAAACGAGGCTCTAGGGGATGCCGATGTATCAATAGAAGATATTGATGCCATAGCGGTTACAGAAGGCCCTGGACTAATTGGTGCGTTACTAATAGGTGTTAATGCAGCCAAAGCATTGGCATTTGCTTACGATAAGCCACTTATTCCTGTTCATCATATTGCAGGACATATATATGCTAATCACATAGAAGAGCCATTAACATTCCCGCTAATTGCACTTATTGTTTCAGGTGGACATACTGAATTAGTTTATATGAAGGATCATTTATCATTTGAAGTCATTGGTGAAACACGAGATGACGCAGTAGGTGAGGCTTATGATAAAGTGGCACGAACAATTGGTTTAAATTATCCAGGTGGTCCACAAGTTGATCGGTTGGCTGCTGAAGGTGAAGATACTTATTCATTCCCTCGTGTTTGGTTGGATAAAGATAGTTATGATTTTAGTTTTAGTGGGTTGAAAAGTGCCGTAATCAATCAACTTCACAATCAACGACAAAAAAATATTCCAATCATTGAAGCTAACGTAGCAACGAGCTTTCAAAACAGTGTTGTAGAGGTGCTCACGTTTAAAGCTATTCAAGCTTGTAAAGAATATGGTGTTCAGCGATTAATTGTTGCTGGTGGCGTGGCGAGTAATAAAGGATTACGTCAATCTTTAGCGGATCAATGCAAAGTCAATGACATTCAATTAACTATCCCAAGTCCTAAATTATGCACAGATAATGCTGCAATGATAGGCGTTGCCGGCCACTATTTGTATCAGCAAGGTCGATTTGCTGATTTAGCATTAAATGGGCACAGCAATATAGATTTAGAAGAGTATTCTGCAGAATAA
- the tsaE gene encoding tRNA (adenosine(37)-N6)-threonylcarbamoyltransferase complex ATPase subunit type 1 TsaE, with translation MIKINNLDEMNQFAIFLVEQLKSGDLILLNGDLGAGKTTLTQFIGKALGVRRTINSPTFNIIKSYRGKNLKLHHMDCYRLEDSDEDLGFDEFFEDQAITVIEWSQFIKDLLPATHLSINISTISENTRQIELFAQGEHYEQIKEAIIHEFAAH, from the coding sequence TTGATAAAGATAAATAATTTAGATGAAATGAATCAATTTGCTATATTTTTAGTTGAGCAATTGAAAAGTGGTGATTTGATTTTACTTAACGGAGATTTAGGAGCAGGTAAAACAACGTTAACGCAATTTATAGGAAAAGCTCTTGGTGTAAGACGTACGATTAATTCCCCGACATTTAACATCATTAAATCATATAGGGGTAAAAATTTAAAATTGCATCATATGGATTGTTATCGCTTAGAAGATTCTGATGAAGATTTAGGATTTGATGAATTTTTCGAAGATCAGGCAATTACTGTTATTGAATGGAGTCAATTTATAAAAGATTTACTTCCAGCGACGCATTTATCTATTAACATTTCAACAATATCTGAAAATACAAGACAAATTGAGTTGTTCGCGCAAGGAGAACATTATGAACAAATTAAGGAGGCAATTATCCATGAATTCGCTGCTCATTGA
- the tsaB gene encoding tRNA (adenosine(37)-N6)-threonylcarbamoyltransferase complex dimerization subunit type 1 TsaB: MNSLLIDTSNQPLSVALMQNDEVLAEITTDSKQNHSVQLMPAISQLFEQSKIAKQQLDAIIVAEGPGSYTGLRIGVTVAKTLAYALDVKLYGVSSLKALAATIDHTDKLLVPVFDARRQAVYTGIFQWQNGQLVTILEDQYMSIEALRAFLEDLNQPFIYIGKDTVKLQDELQGEVIAQLPNASVMYQLLDKPSDVHTFTPKYHKLAEAERNWINSQKNN, encoded by the coding sequence ATGAATTCGCTGCTCATTGATACATCGAATCAACCATTATCAGTAGCATTGATGCAAAACGATGAAGTTTTAGCTGAAATAACTACGGATTCTAAACAAAATCATTCAGTGCAATTAATGCCTGCGATTAGTCAGCTATTTGAGCAGAGCAAAATAGCTAAACAGCAATTAGATGCGATTATTGTTGCTGAAGGTCCTGGTTCATATACTGGCTTACGTATCGGTGTTACTGTTGCTAAAACATTAGCGTATGCGTTAGATGTTAAATTATATGGTGTTTCATCATTAAAGGCATTGGCAGCAACAATCGATCATACTGATAAATTATTGGTTCCTGTGTTTGATGCAAGACGACAAGCAGTTTATACAGGCATATTCCAGTGGCAAAATGGTCAATTAGTGACTATTTTAGAAGATCAATATATGTCGATAGAGGCATTGCGAGCTTTTTTAGAAGATTTAAACCAACCATTTATTTATATTGGGAAAGATACTGTAAAATTACAAGATGAATTACAAGGTGAAGTGATTGCGCAGCTACCAAATGCATCAGTCATGTATCAATTGCTAGATAAACCTTCAGACGTACATACATTTACTCCTAAATACCATAAATTAGCTGAGGCGGAACGAAATTGGATCAACAGTCAAAAGAACAATTAA